From the genome of Planctomycetota bacterium, one region includes:
- a CDS encoding DUF1559 domain-containing protein — MKRHAPRGFTLVELLVVIAIIATLVGLLLPAVQAARESGRRNTCLNNIKQIGLAAVSFDSQKQFIPGWRNKHPATTAFGSAALTSAQQQDQLAFGAVSWPVLLLPNLERRDLYKLWEDCGLAPPPMAGRPLNNGTQVQVPAIEIFICPSSSPDPEGTPTIAYAGNIGMGVIAGRQFRDDGVMMDTFGRAGSSGVYASAKTSIDYISGGDGATMTLLAMERNGAMFSPQAAYDAAPRSASQQYSFSPRAWDATQPFSGTGMPIVGIGLILADISSFPSSPVVTTPFKVINQPATATAASIGVRPEALPSSRHPGGVMAVFCDGHAKFVSDGLDAAVYSQLLTGNTVGGAGFMPGIVSGFNTLKPLSENSY, encoded by the coding sequence ATGAAACGGCACGCCCCCCGCGGCTTCACGCTCGTGGAGCTCCTCGTGGTCATCGCGATCATCGCCACGCTCGTCGGCCTTCTCCTCCCGGCCGTCCAAGCGGCCCGTGAGTCTGGCCGGCGCAACACCTGCCTCAACAACATCAAGCAAATCGGACTGGCGGCGGTGTCGTTCGACAGCCAGAAGCAGTTCATCCCTGGCTGGCGCAACAAGCACCCGGCGACGACGGCCTTCGGGAGCGCCGCCCTGACGTCGGCCCAGCAGCAGGATCAGCTCGCGTTCGGTGCCGTGAGCTGGCCTGTGCTCCTCCTTCCCAATCTCGAGCGGCGTGACCTGTACAAGCTGTGGGAGGACTGTGGGCTTGCCCCGCCCCCGATGGCCGGCCGTCCGCTCAACAACGGCACTCAGGTCCAGGTGCCGGCGATCGAGATCTTCATCTGCCCGTCGAGCAGCCCCGATCCCGAGGGCACGCCGACGATCGCCTACGCCGGCAACATCGGCATGGGCGTGATCGCCGGGCGGCAGTTCCGCGACGACGGCGTGATGATGGACACGTTCGGCCGCGCCGGTTCGAGTGGTGTCTATGCCTCGGCCAAGACGAGCATCGACTACATCAGTGGTGGCGACGGCGCGACGATGACGCTGTTGGCGATGGAGCGCAACGGGGCGATGTTCTCCCCGCAAGCCGCTTACGACGCTGCCCCGCGGTCGGCGTCGCAGCAATACTCGTTCTCTCCGCGGGCCTGGGATGCGACCCAGCCGTTCAGCGGCACGGGCATGCCGATCGTCGGCATCGGCCTGATTCTGGCCGACATTTCCAGCTTCCCGTCGTCTCCCGTCGTGACCACGCCGTTCAAGGTCATCAACCAGCCGGCCACCGCCACGGCCGCGTCGATCGGCGTCCGCCCCGAGGCCCTGCCCTCGTCGCGGCACCCGGGAGGCGTGATGGCGGTGTTCTGCGACGGCCACGCCAAGTTCGTCAGCGACGGCCTCGACGCGGCCGTGTATTCCCAACTCCTCACCGGCAACACGGTCGGCGGGGCGGGCTTCATGCCCGGAATCGTCTCCGGCTTTAACACCCTCAAGCCGCTCTCGGAAAACTCCTACTGA
- a CDS encoding elongation factor G — translation MDLSKLRNMGISAHIDSGKTTLSERILYYAGRIHRIQEVKGGGDGATMDYMDLERERGITITSAATSVKWGDCDINLIDTPGHVDFTVEVERSLRVLDGAILVLCAVGGVQSQSMTVDRQMKRYKVPRLAFVNKMDRTGANFERVVKQLREKLGCDAVPMQIPIGKEDKLQGVIDLVAMKAIHFDGDNGETVRVEPIPADLTAAAKDARHAMLESLAMYSDTLMEKLLSEEPVSEDEIHAVVKQALQNQSITPVFCGSAYKNKGVQPLLDAVVRYLPNPVERKVIAKKWDKPDEAFDLVPDPKKPLVAMAFKIVDDPYGQLTFMRIYQGSISKGEAYINQRTSQKQRFSRIVRMHADKREEIDTAEAGDIVAVMGVDAASGDTYASEQKYCTLESMFVPEPVIKMAITPTNRDGLDKLGKALQRFTREDPTFRMSTDEETGETLIAGMGELHLDIYVERIKREFKVEVEVGAPKVSYREAPTKGTAYDYKHKKQTGGSGQYAHIIGHLEPLPEDTPENFIFEDAVVGGRVPREYIPSVEKGFRAVLDKGPIAGFPIVGVKATLEDGSYHDVDSSDMAFQICARAGFREAFLATKPVLLEPIMKMEVEVPADFQGPVTGELNKRRGLIISTETVGNTSTIVAEVPLAETFGYSTDLRSMTQGQGVFTMEFAKYRPTPGNIQKEIIELKKKQDLVAASK, via the coding sequence ATGGATCTTTCCAAGCTCCGCAACATGGGCATCTCCGCCCACATCGACTCCGGCAAGACGACCCTCTCGGAGCGGATTCTCTACTACGCCGGCCGCATCCACCGCATCCAGGAGGTCAAGGGCGGGGGCGACGGGGCGACGATGGACTACATGGATCTCGAGCGTGAGCGCGGGATCACGATCACCAGCGCCGCCACGAGCGTGAAGTGGGGCGACTGCGACATCAACCTCATCGACACCCCCGGCCACGTCGATTTCACCGTCGAGGTCGAGCGTAGCCTGCGCGTCCTCGACGGCGCGATCCTCGTGCTCTGCGCCGTCGGCGGTGTCCAGAGCCAGTCGATGACCGTCGACCGGCAGATGAAGCGCTACAAGGTGCCGCGGCTGGCGTTCGTCAACAAGATGGACCGGACCGGCGCCAATTTCGAGCGCGTCGTCAAGCAGCTCCGCGAGAAGCTCGGCTGCGACGCCGTCCCGATGCAGATCCCGATCGGCAAGGAAGACAAGCTCCAGGGGGTGATCGACCTGGTGGCGATGAAGGCGATCCACTTCGACGGCGACAACGGCGAAACCGTCCGCGTCGAGCCGATCCCCGCCGACCTCACCGCGGCGGCGAAGGACGCCCGCCACGCGATGCTCGAGAGCCTGGCGATGTATTCCGACACGCTGATGGAGAAGCTCCTCTCCGAGGAGCCGGTCTCCGAAGACGAGATCCATGCGGTCGTCAAGCAGGCGCTGCAAAACCAGAGCATCACGCCGGTGTTCTGCGGCTCGGCCTACAAGAACAAGGGCGTCCAGCCGCTGCTCGACGCAGTCGTCCGCTACCTCCCCAACCCGGTCGAGCGGAAGGTGATCGCCAAGAAGTGGGACAAGCCCGACGAGGCGTTCGACCTCGTGCCCGATCCGAAGAAGCCGCTGGTGGCCATGGCCTTCAAGATCGTCGACGACCCCTACGGCCAGTTGACGTTCATGCGGATCTACCAGGGCTCGATCTCCAAGGGCGAGGCCTACATCAACCAGCGCACGAGCCAGAAGCAGCGATTCAGCCGGATCGTGCGGATGCACGCCGACAAGCGCGAGGAAATCGATACCGCCGAGGCCGGCGACATCGTCGCGGTGATGGGTGTCGATGCGGCCAGCGGCGACACCTACGCCTCGGAGCAGAAGTACTGCACGCTCGAGAGCATGTTCGTGCCCGAGCCGGTCATCAAGATGGCGATCACGCCGACCAACCGCGACGGCCTCGACAAGCTCGGCAAGGCGCTGCAGCGCTTCACGCGCGAGGATCCGACGTTCCGGATGAGCACCGACGAGGAGACCGGCGAGACGCTGATCGCCGGGATGGGTGAGCTCCACCTCGACATCTACGTCGAGCGGATCAAGCGCGAGTTCAAGGTCGAGGTCGAGGTCGGCGCCCCCAAGGTCAGCTACCGCGAGGCCCCCACCAAGGGCACGGCCTACGACTACAAGCACAAGAAGCAGACCGGTGGTTCGGGCCAATACGCCCACATCATCGGCCACCTCGAGCCGCTCCCCGAGGACACTCCCGAGAACTTCATCTTCGAGGATGCAGTCGTCGGCGGCCGTGTGCCGCGCGAATACATCCCGTCGGTCGAGAAGGGCTTCCGGGCGGTGCTCGACAAGGGGCCGATCGCCGGGTTCCCGATCGTCGGCGTGAAGGCGACGCTCGAGGACGGCTCGTACCACGACGTCGATTCGTCGGACATGGCGTTCCAGATCTGTGCCCGGGCCGGCTTCCGCGAGGCGTTCCTCGCCACCAAGCCGGTGCTCCTCGAGCCGATCATGAAGATGGAGGTCGAGGTCCCGGCCGACTTCCAGGGGCCGGTCACCGGCGAGCTCAACAAGCGCCGCGGGCTGATCATCTCGACCGAGACGGTCGGCAACACCTCGACGATCGTCGCCGAGGTGCCGCTCGCCGAGACGTTCGGCTACTCGACCGACCTGCGCAGCATGACGCAGGGGCAGGGGGTGTTCACGATGGAGTTCGCCAAGTACCGGCCGACTCCGGGGAACATCCAGAAGGAAATCATCGAGCTCAAGAAGAAGCAGGATCTGGTGGCGGCGTCGAAGTGA
- a CDS encoding tRNA glutamyl-Q synthetase: protein MNATAGAVAPLRGRLAPTPTGLLHVGHARTFALAAARSRGAGLVMRIEDLDAPRCREEYVTAALDDLRWLGLGWTEGPDVGGPHAPYRQSGRTAWFLDVWRRLEAAGAIYPSPHSRRDVEEAATAPHDSPDGGEPIFPPALRPTERTRATAPGGVPWRFRVPDGRVVAFSDALQGTVTRVAGVDFGDFIVWRRDDLAAYELAVVADDHAMGIAEVVRGADLLSSTARQILLAEALGWPSPAWCHADLVCDPAGKRLAKRSGGLAIRELRVRGFTPADVLTRPLAELAGG from the coding sequence GTGAACGCCACGGCAGGCGCCGTCGCACCGCTCCGCGGCCGGCTCGCCCCGACGCCGACCGGGCTGCTCCACGTCGGCCACGCCCGGACCTTCGCGCTGGCCGCGGCCCGGTCCCGGGGAGCGGGGCTCGTGATGCGGATCGAGGACCTCGACGCCCCGCGCTGCCGCGAGGAATACGTCACCGCCGCGCTCGACGACCTCCGCTGGCTCGGCCTCGGGTGGACCGAGGGCCCCGACGTCGGCGGGCCGCACGCCCCCTACCGGCAAAGCGGGCGGACGGCGTGGTTTCTCGACGTCTGGCGGCGGCTCGAGGCGGCGGGGGCGATCTACCCCAGCCCCCACTCGCGGCGCGACGTCGAGGAGGCGGCCACCGCGCCCCACGACTCCCCCGACGGAGGCGAGCCGATCTTTCCCCCGGCCCTGCGGCCGACGGAGCGGACGCGGGCAACTGCTCCCGGCGGCGTGCCGTGGCGCTTCCGCGTGCCCGACGGCCGGGTGGTGGCGTTTTCCGACGCCCTTCAGGGCACCGTGACCCGCGTCGCCGGCGTCGACTTCGGCGACTTCATCGTCTGGCGGCGCGACGACCTGGCCGCCTACGAATTGGCGGTCGTCGCCGACGACCATGCGATGGGGATCGCCGAGGTGGTGAGGGGGGCCGACCTGCTCTCGAGCACCGCGCGGCAGATCCTGCTCGCCGAGGCGCTCGGCTGGCCGTCGCCGGCGTGGTGCCACGCGGATCTGGTCTGCGATCCCGCAGGCAAGCGGCTCGCGAAGCGCAGCGGCGGCCTGGCGATCCGCGAGCTCCGCGTTCGCGGGTTCACCCCCGCCGACGTCCTCACCCGTCCGCTGGCCGAGTTGGCCGGCGGCTGA
- a CDS encoding CAAX prenyl protease-related protein: MTPSVPAPGDPPRPGAGAPPPADGATALPDHGPRAPWVTCLAPLVTYMVAGSFLPSAEGGGLAATLGIPWAAYPWAYALQVAATLAAIGWCGRDLVRWLGRPTWWTALAGVALVVPWVILATLQRGSGWDLGFGAREGFDPFTAFGAGSAATWPFLAVRALGLVVAVPIAEELFVRGFLTRYVVNEEFWRVPFGTLSAVVLAAAAVYGVATHPPEALAAAVWFPAVSWIASRTRQPIDCILAHAGTNLALGAYVLATGSWWLM; encoded by the coding sequence ATGACCCCGTCTGTTCCCGCCCCCGGTGATCCGCCCCGTCCCGGCGCCGGGGCACCGCCTCCGGCCGACGGCGCCACGGCGCTGCCCGATCACGGCCCCCGGGCGCCATGGGTGACCTGCCTGGCGCCGCTCGTGACATACATGGTCGCCGGCTCGTTTCTCCCCTCGGCGGAGGGCGGCGGGCTCGCCGCCACGCTCGGCATCCCGTGGGCGGCCTACCCCTGGGCCTACGCCCTCCAGGTCGCGGCGACGCTCGCCGCGATCGGCTGGTGCGGCCGCGACCTGGTGCGGTGGCTCGGCCGGCCGACGTGGTGGACGGCGCTGGCGGGCGTGGCGTTGGTCGTGCCGTGGGTGATCCTGGCCACGCTCCAGCGCGGGAGCGGCTGGGATCTCGGCTTCGGGGCCCGGGAGGGGTTCGATCCGTTCACCGCGTTCGGCGCGGGAAGCGCGGCGACCTGGCCGTTTCTCGCGGTGCGCGCCCTCGGGCTGGTCGTCGCGGTGCCGATCGCCGAGGAGCTGTTCGTGCGCGGGTTCCTCACGCGCTACGTCGTCAACGAGGAGTTCTGGCGGGTGCCGTTCGGCACGCTGTCGGCGGTCGTCCTCGCGGCCGCGGCCGTGTATGGCGTCGCTACGCATCCGCCCGAGGCGCTCGCCGCCGCAGTGTGGTTTCCCGCGGTGAGCTGGATCGCCTCCCGGACGCGCCAGCCGATCGACTGCATCCTCGCCCACGCCGGCACGAACCTGGCGCTGGGGGCCTACGTCCTCGCGACCGGATCGTGGTGGTTGATGTGA